From a single Alloactinosynnema sp. L-07 genomic region:
- a CDS encoding CoA-transferase subunit beta — protein MPDVTRAEVCAAAIADAFADDGEIFGSPMGLLPTLGARLARLTSNPDLVLSDGESLFLAEVPPLGAPAGAVEGWIPFRSVFDVVAWGKRHVMMGATQIDRHGNQNISAIGDHAKPDRQLLGVRGAPGNTVNNRTSYWVPNHSARVFVEQVDVVSGVGPRRAAQAGPAAGRFNDIHRIVTNLAVLDVRGPDDTLRLLSVHPGVTVDDVLAGTGCTVHVDVDVPQTRTPTAEERALIREVLDPRSLRDREVPPVGQAAR, from the coding sequence ATGCCCGACGTCACCCGCGCCGAGGTGTGCGCCGCCGCGATCGCCGATGCGTTCGCCGACGACGGCGAGATCTTCGGCTCGCCGATGGGGCTCCTGCCCACCCTGGGAGCCCGGCTCGCCCGGCTCACCAGTAACCCCGACCTGGTCCTGTCCGACGGCGAGTCGCTCTTCCTCGCCGAGGTGCCCCCGCTGGGCGCCCCGGCAGGCGCGGTGGAGGGCTGGATCCCCTTCCGGAGCGTCTTCGACGTCGTCGCCTGGGGCAAGCGGCACGTGATGATGGGCGCCACCCAGATCGACCGGCACGGCAACCAGAACATCTCGGCCATTGGCGACCACGCCAAGCCGGACCGGCAGCTCCTCGGCGTGCGCGGCGCCCCGGGCAACACCGTCAACAACCGCACCTCCTACTGGGTGCCCAACCACTCCGCACGGGTCTTCGTCGAGCAAGTCGACGTGGTGTCCGGCGTCGGCCCGCGACGGGCGGCGCAGGCCGGTCCCGCGGCAGGCAGGTTCAACGACATCCACCGCATCGTCACCAACCTGGCGGTCCTGGACGTCCGCGGCCCGGACGACACACTCCGGCTGCTCTCGGTCCACCCCGGCGTCACGGTCGACGACGTGCTGGCAGGCACCGGCTGCACCGTCCACGTGGACGTCGACGTGCCACAGACGCGCACTCCCACGGCCGAGGAGCGGGCCCTGATCCGGGAGGTCCTCGACCCGAGAAGCCTGCGCGACCGCGAGGTCCCGCCCGTGGGGCAGGCCGCGCGATGA
- a CDS encoding CoA transferase subunit A: MTVEQVVSELRDGMTIGIGGWGARRKPMALVRGILRSDLRDLTIVSWGGADVGLLARACRIRRLVYAFVSLDSIPLEPNFQRARQDATIPEVVELDEGMFQTGLRAAAQRLPFLPMRAGLGSDVLVNNPDLRLVTSPYAAADGGFDELVAVPALDLDVALVHLNRSDVHGNATYLGPDPYFDDLFCMAAERAYLSCEQVVDTATLTADTDVQRLLINRMMVHGVVETPNGAHFTTCSPDYDRDEAFQKEYAAAARDEATWSAFEQRFLSGDEAAYQAAVGEFHTERQQQKGA, from the coding sequence ATGACCGTCGAGCAGGTCGTCTCCGAGCTTCGCGACGGTATGACGATCGGTATCGGCGGCTGGGGCGCACGGCGCAAGCCGATGGCCCTGGTCCGGGGCATCCTGCGTTCGGACCTCAGGGACCTCACGATCGTCAGCTGGGGCGGCGCCGACGTCGGGCTACTGGCCCGGGCCTGCCGGATCCGGAGACTTGTCTACGCCTTCGTCTCACTGGACTCGATCCCCCTGGAGCCGAATTTCCAGCGGGCCCGCCAGGACGCAACGATCCCGGAGGTCGTCGAGCTGGACGAGGGGATGTTCCAGACCGGGCTCCGGGCGGCCGCCCAGCGGCTCCCCTTCCTGCCGATGCGTGCCGGGCTGGGCTCCGACGTCCTCGTGAACAACCCGGATCTGCGCCTGGTGACCAGCCCGTACGCGGCGGCGGACGGCGGCTTCGACGAGTTGGTCGCCGTGCCCGCACTGGACCTGGACGTGGCCCTGGTCCACCTCAACCGCTCGGATGTGCACGGAAACGCGACGTACCTCGGGCCCGACCCCTACTTCGACGACCTGTTCTGCATGGCCGCCGAGCGCGCGTACCTCAGTTGCGAACAGGTGGTGGACACCGCGACCCTCACCGCCGACACCGATGTCCAGCGGTTGCTGATCAACCGGATGATGGTCCATGGCGTCGTCGAGACCCCGAACGGCGCGCACTTCACGACCTGCTCGCCTGACTACGACCGCGACGAGGCGTTCCAGAAGGAGTACGCCGCCGCGGCTCGCGACGAGGCGACCTGGTCAGCGTTCGAGCAGCGGTTCCTCTCGGGCGACGAAGCCGCCTACCAGGCCGCGGTCGGCGAGTTCCACACCGAGCGCCAGCAGCAGAAGGGAGCATGA
- a CDS encoding SDR family oxidoreductase, which yields MGILEGRVAIVTGAGRGIGRAHALELARQGAKVVVNDLGASVGGEGASDGPAHEVVTLIKELGGEAVANGADVADFEEAEAMVRQAVETFGGLDILVNNAGFVRDRMLVNTSEEEWDAVIRVHLKGHFAPLRHAAAYWRNEAKGGRPRAARVINTSSGAGLQGSIGQATYSAAKAGIAGLTLVAAAELGRYGVTVNAIAPVARTRMTETAFPEMMAPASAAFDSMDPGNNAPVVAWLASVDAGDVTGRVIEIEGGRLCVEQGWTHGSRRDIGRRWDAAEVGDAVRKLIAAAPVPEPVYGTR from the coding sequence ATGGGAATCCTCGAGGGACGCGTCGCCATCGTCACCGGCGCGGGCCGGGGCATCGGCCGCGCGCACGCGCTCGAGTTGGCACGACAGGGGGCGAAGGTCGTGGTCAACGACCTGGGCGCGAGCGTGGGTGGCGAAGGCGCATCCGACGGTCCGGCGCACGAGGTTGTCACGCTGATCAAGGAGCTGGGCGGGGAGGCGGTCGCCAACGGCGCCGACGTGGCCGACTTCGAGGAGGCGGAGGCGATGGTGCGGCAGGCCGTCGAGACCTTCGGCGGCCTCGACATCCTGGTCAACAACGCGGGCTTCGTCCGGGACCGGATGCTGGTGAACACCTCCGAGGAGGAGTGGGACGCGGTGATCCGCGTGCACCTGAAGGGTCACTTCGCGCCCCTGCGTCACGCCGCGGCGTACTGGCGCAACGAGGCGAAGGGCGGCCGCCCGCGGGCGGCGCGGGTGATCAACACCTCGTCCGGGGCCGGGCTGCAGGGCTCGATCGGCCAGGCGACCTACTCGGCTGCCAAGGCAGGCATCGCAGGCCTCACCCTGGTCGCCGCTGCCGAGCTGGGCCGGTACGGCGTCACCGTCAACGCGATCGCCCCGGTCGCCCGGACCCGCATGACCGAGACGGCGTTCCCGGAGATGATGGCGCCTGCCTCGGCGGCCTTCGACTCGATGGACCCGGGCAACAACGCCCCCGTGGTGGCCTGGCTGGCCTCCGTCGACGCGGGAGACGTCACCGGCCGGGTCATCGAGATCGAGGGTGGCAGGCTCTGCGTCGAGCAGGGCTGGACCCACGGGTCACGACGGGACATCGGCCGCCGCTGGGACGCGGCCGAGGTCGGCGACGCGGTCCGCAAGCTCATCGCCGCCGCGCCCGTCCCCGAGCCGGTCTACGGCACCCGGTGA
- a CDS encoding SDR family oxidoreductase has protein sequence MAVELELRGRVALVTGGTKGIGAAIARGFVAAGAHVVTCARSEPAIPMPGTSHVCCDVRDPEDAAAMVRAVVDEHGRLDAVVNNAGGAPYALAATASRRFHARVMDLNFFAPLVVAQAANEVMQQQATGGAIVNISSVSALRPSPGTAVYGAAKAGLDSLTRSLAVEWAPRVRLNAVNVGLCRTELTGEHYGDDAGVAAIERTIPMGRMARPEEIANVALFLASDLASYVSGATVACHGGGEPPVFLSAAASVDAAT, from the coding sequence GTGGCCGTCGAGCTTGAGTTGAGGGGTCGAGTCGCCTTGGTGACCGGCGGCACCAAGGGGATCGGAGCCGCGATCGCGCGTGGGTTCGTGGCCGCGGGCGCGCACGTCGTCACCTGTGCGAGGTCGGAGCCTGCGATCCCGATGCCGGGCACCAGTCACGTGTGTTGTGACGTGCGCGACCCGGAGGATGCCGCGGCCATGGTGCGCGCGGTGGTCGACGAGCACGGGCGGCTGGACGCGGTGGTGAACAACGCCGGAGGTGCCCCCTATGCCCTGGCTGCCACCGCGTCGCGCCGCTTCCACGCGCGGGTGATGGACCTGAACTTCTTCGCCCCCCTCGTGGTCGCCCAGGCCGCCAACGAGGTGATGCAGCAGCAGGCGACCGGAGGGGCGATCGTCAACATCTCCTCGGTCAGCGCCCTGCGTCCGTCGCCGGGCACGGCGGTGTACGGCGCGGCCAAGGCAGGCCTCGACTCGCTCACGCGCAGCCTCGCGGTCGAGTGGGCGCCGCGGGTCCGCCTGAACGCCGTCAACGTCGGGTTGTGCCGGACCGAGCTGACCGGCGAGCACTACGGAGACGATGCCGGTGTCGCCGCCATCGAGCGCACCATCCCGATGGGCCGGATGGCTCGCCCGGAGGAGATCGCCAACGTGGCGCTCTTCCTGGCCTCCGACCTGGCCTCCTACGTCAGTGGCGCGACCGTCGCGTGCCACGGCGGCGGCGAGCCTCCCGTGTTCCTGTCCGCGGCGGCGTCGGTCGACGCCGCCACGTGA
- a CDS encoding nitronate monooxygenase family protein: MNTTPLLRTPFTELVGVRHPIVQTGMGWVSGPRLVSATANAGGLGILGSATMTLEELDRAIAEVRSRTDQPFGVNLRADTVDAPERVGLLIRHGVRVASFALAPKPDLIARLKDNGIVVMPSVGAARHAEKVAAWGADAVMVQGGEGGGHTGSVPTSLVLPTVLDAVEIPVVAAGGYFDGRGLASALSFGAAGIGMGTRFLLTKDSAVPESVKEFYLAHGLDGTVVTDKVDGMPHRMLRTPFVEQIESASTARRLAPTVRRTLEFKRTSGLTWRTLARDGLAMRRNQGRTLAQTALAANTPTLLKAGLVDGDTSAGVLAAGQVVGLLHDLPTCAELIDRIVAEAAECLRRAHGLID; this comes from the coding sequence ATGAACACGACACCACTGCTGCGCACCCCGTTCACCGAGCTGGTCGGCGTCCGCCACCCCATCGTCCAGACCGGCATGGGCTGGGTGTCCGGCCCCCGCCTGGTGAGCGCGACGGCGAACGCGGGCGGTCTGGGCATCCTCGGCAGCGCGACGATGACGCTGGAGGAGCTCGACCGTGCGATCGCCGAGGTCAGGTCCCGGACCGACCAGCCCTTCGGGGTGAACCTCCGCGCCGACACGGTCGACGCCCCCGAGCGGGTCGGTCTGCTGATCCGGCACGGCGTGCGAGTCGCCTCGTTCGCCCTCGCGCCGAAGCCGGACCTCATCGCGCGGCTCAAGGACAACGGCATCGTCGTCATGCCCTCCGTGGGCGCGGCCCGGCACGCGGAGAAGGTGGCGGCCTGGGGTGCGGACGCCGTGATGGTCCAGGGTGGAGAGGGCGGCGGCCACACCGGTTCGGTACCCACCTCGCTCGTGCTTCCGACCGTGCTCGACGCCGTCGAGATCCCCGTGGTCGCGGCCGGAGGCTACTTCGACGGCCGCGGGCTGGCCTCGGCCCTGTCGTTCGGCGCCGCGGGCATCGGGATGGGCACCCGGTTCCTGCTCACCAAGGACAGCGCCGTCCCTGAGTCCGTCAAGGAGTTCTACCTCGCCCACGGCCTGGACGGCACGGTGGTCACCGACAAGGTGGACGGGATGCCGCATCGCATGCTGCGTACGCCCTTCGTCGAGCAGATCGAGAGCGCGAGCACCGCGCGACGCCTGGCACCTACCGTGCGCCGTACGCTCGAGTTCAAGCGAACCAGCGGCCTGACTTGGCGCACGCTGGCCCGCGACGGCCTGGCCATGCGACGCAACCAGGGGCGCACGCTCGCGCAGACCGCCCTGGCCGCCAACACGCCGACGTTGCTCAAGGCGGGCTTGGTCGATGGCGACACCAGTGCCGGTGTCCTCGCCGCCGGGCAGGTCGTCGGGCTGCTGCACGACCTCCCCACCTGTGCGGAGCTGATCGACCGGATCGTCGCCGAGGCGGCCGAGTGCCTGCGTCGGGCCCACGGACTGATCGACTGA
- a CDS encoding enoyl-CoA hydratase family protein: MSVSSELRDDGTRVVTMDYPPVNALPVQGWYDIATALDDAGRDPRTHVVVLRAEGRGFNAGVDIKEMQASEGFDALIGANRGCFAAFKAVYDCAVPVIAAVHGFCLGGGVGLVGNADCVVASDDAYFGVPEVDRGALGAATHLARLVPPHLMRGLYFTGRTITATELLGHGSVLEVVARERLDEAALAVAAEIASKDTRVIRMAKEALNGIDPVDVHRSYRFEQGFTMELNLAGVADEHRDAFAGTTKAGRR; encoded by the coding sequence ATGTCTGTCTCCTCAGAACTGCGTGACGACGGCACCCGAGTCGTGACCATGGACTACCCGCCGGTGAACGCGCTGCCGGTCCAGGGCTGGTACGACATCGCGACCGCTCTCGACGACGCGGGCCGGGACCCGCGCACCCACGTCGTGGTCCTGCGCGCGGAGGGCCGCGGCTTCAACGCGGGCGTGGACATCAAGGAGATGCAGGCAAGCGAGGGCTTCGATGCCCTCATCGGGGCGAACCGGGGGTGCTTCGCGGCATTCAAGGCGGTCTACGACTGCGCGGTGCCGGTGATCGCCGCGGTGCACGGCTTCTGCCTCGGTGGCGGCGTCGGCCTGGTGGGCAACGCCGACTGCGTCGTCGCCAGTGACGACGCCTACTTCGGGGTCCCGGAGGTGGACCGCGGCGCGCTCGGCGCGGCCACGCACCTGGCCAGGCTGGTGCCGCCGCACCTGATGCGCGGTCTGTATTTCACCGGTCGCACGATCACCGCGACGGAGCTCCTCGGCCACGGATCGGTCCTGGAGGTCGTCGCCCGCGAGCGGCTGGACGAGGCGGCCCTTGCCGTCGCCGCCGAGATCGCGAGCAAGGACACCCGGGTGATCCGAATGGCCAAGGAGGCGCTCAACGGCATCGACCCGGTGGACGTGCACCGCAGCTACCGCTTCGAGCAGGGCTTCACCATGGAGCTCAACCTGGCCGGGGTGGCCGACGAGCACCGGGATGCCTTCGCCGGGACCACCAAGGCGGGCAGGCGATGA